The window ACCCGATGCAGCTGTGAATTACAAGCACAGGGATGCAGCCCAATAAATCCGATTTGTTAAAGACGGAGGAACTAAATTGGGATTATTCTTATTTTAGGACTAGTGTAGGTAGTCAGAATTGCGAGGCTCTTCTTTAGAGTCTTTAGTTTGAGAAATAACAACGGTCTATTCAACGGCAAATAGTGTGCAGCGATTTCGTAGTCAGTTGGCTGCCTCTCCTAACCAGGCCAGCAAAAGCACAGTGTTAGAGTAGGGTTAAAGCCAGAATGTCTAAAAATGTAAGCTACACCCCACACGCTGCTCTACAGCTTTCCAACTTCAAATACTTCTTGCAGTGTTTGCCAAACTGGTACCCATCTTTTTCTATCAAAACCCACAAGGCTCTCAACGGAGATCTCACGGCTTTGGAATCATGTCGGTCAATGCTTCTGTAAGCGCCACTGAAGACCTTCCACCGGGCTTTAAGCGACTTCCAGACGGTACTTACCAAGCCGTATACAACGTCGATGTCATCTTCACAAATATAAACTACGGCTCAGATTTTCGCGGCATACGATCAGGGACCGACAAATCCCTTCAGGATGCAATTTTGCAAGTTGCGAAGCACATTTCACGCGGGTTGTACAAAGTTGTGAGCTTGAATGCGAGCGAACATATGCTTACTGTTATTATTTCGACAGAGTTATCGAGAGATGAGCTCATGTACAAAAATGGGTTTCCCTGGGATATGGAAGATGACCCGCAGCCGGATGTTGTGTTGAAATGAGTTGGAATCCAATGTGCAGGCTTGCGCGGAACGACTGGTTTCCGCACCAGTGCAGATTCGTTAAGTGTAGCGAGAAAGAAGTTCTACATGGAGCTATATCTCTTCCCTCTCAATTctctaatttatttatatttttaatcaTATCATTGTTCTCTTTGAATCTACTAAATCAGTGAACGACTCCATTGAACCTTTAGTCTTGTCTCGAGCATACGAGATGCCGTATTGCCGGCAGGAGATAGAT is drawn from Trichoderma asperellum chromosome 4, complete sequence and contains these coding sequences:
- a CDS encoding uncharacterized protein (EggNog:ENOG41), with product MSVNASVSATEDLPPGFKRLPDGTYQAVYNVDVIFTNINYGSDFRGIRSGTDKSLQDAILQVAKHISRGLYKVVSLNASEHMLTVIISTELSRDELMYKNGFPWDMEDDPQPDVVLK